The Chitinivibrionales bacterium genome includes the window TAACCACCTATAAAGACGCGATCATTGCATTCAAAAAGGCCGCGGCCTTTGCTCCCGACGACCCGCAGCCCCGGATTGCACTGGGTGATGTATATATGCAGCTCGAAGAATATGAAAATGCCGCAGCCCAGTATGAAGAGGCCATGAAAAAAATGCCCAACGATTTCGAAATTCACAACAAAGCCGCAAAAGCTCATCACCTGGCAGGCAATGTCACCCGGGCAGCCGATATCCTGAAAAAAGTAGAGCCCCGGTTTTCTACCAACTCGGTACTGCAAAAAGAGCTTGGATTACAGGAATTCCTTCTGGGCGACACGGCAAATGCCCGCCGTCACCTGGAAAAATCTTTTGAAAAGGAACAGAATGACTGGCGTGTATTGATGAGACTGGGGGATATCTACACGCAGAGTGGACGATTTGACGAAGCCTTTAAAATGTACAATATGGCCATGCCGATCATCGAGGATAAAAATGCCTGCCGGATCGCGCTGGCACGACTCTATATCGCAAAACGGGCGCCCTCACAGGCTACCACCTACCTCAAACAGGTCTACGATTCCGACCCCACTTACCCATCGGTAAACCGGTATCTTGGTGATGCCCGCCTTCAGGCTAACGACAAAAAACAAGCGCTGCAATTCTACTTAAAGGAGCGGGAACTTCACGGCGCCGAATCATATACCCAAAACCAGATCGCCTGGCTCTATTTCGACGCTCAGGACTGGCACAAAGCCCAGAAAGAATACCTGAAGCTGATAAATATGGGTGTTAAAGATGCCGAACCGTTGTTCCGGCTCGGTATCGTATATCTTCACCTCAACAATACCTCCGAAGCGGAGAAATATATTGCCCAAGGCCATGCACAGGGAAAGGCCGATCAGGAAATCTATTATCAGCTCGGAATCGGATACGTTTCGGTGGGTATCTATGAAAAGGCGATTGACGCTTTCTGGAACTGTGTGAAACGGGCACCAACCCGTGAAGACGGCTGGTTGAAGCTTGCCGGTTCCTATATCCAGAACAATAACGATACCGCCGCAGCAGAGGCGTATGTAAAGGTGTTCAACCTGAACAATGAGAAATACAAAGATCTCCTTGCCCAGGCCGGACATATCTATTACAAATACAAAATGAAGGAAGAAGCTAAACGCACCTATTCCCTGTTTATCGAGAAAAGGTTTGTCGATTACGAAGTTAATGCCAAACTTGCACGCATCGAGTATGCCGAGAAAAATTATCTCCGTGTCATCGAGCTACTCAAAGACATTGAGGGAGAATGGGCATCCGACATGATTGTTCGCATGATGCTGGCCGAATCCTATTATGCTACCAACCAGTATGCGCAGGCGATTAAGGAACTCCACAAAGTTTTGGCAAAAAATCCCGACCATGTACGGGCGGTTGAACTAGCGGCGCTGGCAAATGAAAAAGCGGGTAATCTTTCGCAATCCTGTGCAATGTATGAAAAATATCTGGAATTTTCCGATGAAGGGAATCATCAGGATTATTCATTCCATCTTGGCGAGTTGTACGAAAAACAACAACGGTTGAGTGAGGCAATTCAGCGATATCGGGAAAATATCGAAGCCTATCCTGAGGACCTCAGAAATTTCGAACGGCTTTCATCATTGCACTTTGCAGCAAAAGACTGGCCGAAGGCCGAAACGGTTCTTTCTCAGGCGGTTAAACTTCCGCAGGTGCCTTCGAAATTTTTTAAAATGCTGGCCCTTACCTTCGAAAACCTGAACAATAATGTTGAGGCTATTCAGTGGTACGAGCACTATCTCACCATGGAACCGGCCGATTCTACCGCCTGGAGACGTCTGGGAACGATATATTTCAACGGCAGGCAGTATATGAAAGCAATCTCGCCGCTCGAAATGGCGGTCAAACACCTGCCTCAAAGCTATGATTGTCTCCGCATGCTGGGTATCTCTCATTATGAAGCGAATCAAATCGACCAGGCGGTCGCCCCTCTCTCCAGAGCCCATGCAATCAGAAGTGATGCCCTTGAAATTATCAAACTGCTGGCCCAGTGCTACCGTCACCAGAACGACAATTCCAATCTTATCGCCATCCTGAAAAAATGGACCGCTCTCGACAAAAAGGTATTCGATATTCGGCTGGAACTCGGCACGCTTCTTCTTGAGGCCGGGAAGCCGGCTGAAGCCATTACCGTGCTTAATGAAGCCGCCAAAATCAACCGCTCTGAAGCCCGAACCTATACAATTATCGCCCAATGCTACGAAAAGCTTGGTGAAAACAGCAAACGGCTGAAAAATCTTAAAACAGCTCTGGGGTATTCCGAAGATAATTTCGAGGTCAATTTCGAACTGGCTCGCTATTATATCGAGCACGACAACGACAAAATGGCCGAAACCCACCTTCGTATTGCCCTCACCCGGAATAATCTTCATGCCCGGTCCCATTTTGAATTCGGAAAAATCATGCTCCGTAAAAATGATACCCGGAATGCCCTGCAACATTTCGATATGGCACGTAAGTATGATGCCGACAACATGAACTATCTGGCCCATTATGCCTATGCGGCTTCGCTGGAAAACAAAACCCAGAGCGCCCTTGCGGCGGTTGAAAATGCAGTTACCACAACGACCCGTGATGTCGATGTGCTCTATCTGGGTGGTCTGGTATATAAAAATGCCGGGCAGACGGTCAAATCCAAGCAGCTGCTTCGGAAAGCGATATCAACTGACGACAAATGTGCGAAATGTTACCATGCTCTTGGTGAGGCCTATGTTATTGAAGCCAATTACAAGCAGGCGGTCAAGGCGCTCATGACAGCATGGGAACTGGGCGGCTATAATGAAAAGGTGATTCTGATGCTGAGCCGGGCGCTTTCGATTGACGGCAAATATACGGAGGCAAAGGATTTTCTTTCGTTGATATTAAAGAAAAACGGAGACAACCATGAAGCGCTTTACGAATACACCCATATCCTCCTTCGTGAAGGGCGGATCGACGAAGCTAAAAAAGCTGTCAGGACCTATGAAAAAAAGGAGAAGAGCGGCTGGACTCACTGCGCTCAGGGAGAAATTCATGAGGCGGAAGGTGAAATTGACGCAGCCTGGATATCTTTTAACGTTGCCCTGCGGCTGCTTCCCGAAGAACCCCGGGTTCTTTCAGCCTGTGGACGGATTTATCTGGACAAACGAGAGTATAATGAAGCCGTGGTCCACTTCAGCCAGGCCCTGGCGCAGGACCCGAACAATCCCGACTTCCTTATCAATCTCGGCAAAGCCTATGAAGGCATGAATGATCTGAATGCAGCACGGGAGCTTTCAGAATCGGTTGCACAACGATTCCCCCATAATGAAGATGCTCACTATCTCACAGCAAAAATCATGAGCCGCCGGAGAGAACACCACAAAGCGCTTAATATCATTCAGCAAGGACTCGTTCATAATCCAAAAAGCGCCCAACTCAATTATATCGCCGGTCATGAATACGCTGCACTGGGACAGTTTCAGAATGCAATTGAATCGTATAACAGGGCAATCGAATTTGGCGACAATAATTTTGTCGAGGTCTACCGTCATCTGGGAAATTTATATTATGAGCATTTAAAGGACACCGAAAGCGCAAGGGCCAGTTTCCAAAAGTATATTAAAGCCGGAGGTAAAAACGTCGAAGTACGTCGAATACTCAATGAAATCGGCAGTTAATTAAAGTAAAATTATATCGGGAATCATTATAAGGAGGACCTATGGACCGAGCCTCAGGACGCAAGCCGTT containing:
- a CDS encoding tetratricopeptide repeat protein, with the protein product MKTRALFASLFCALTITGPLSAAPGNTSGIRLLLTRPVDVSYEKSSENRWFSALSVELLHFRLSALQHVETVSPESLIAVFPSYANFNKEITEKEYAALAKELGCTHMISQKYELTDGGKGVQYYAEIISGRGNKIVNTVERSFPLTEAGKQLDTCTIEIFRGFNIKVPKDLERFFYFSMLSSEPKNIQELGEAILMWKYSGPGKELQAAQAFQAIIDKDSRMEFAYYLGAQAYAGAGRYNRAVELYHNFFEIIPDYVPLYREFARSLRLANKLEEAAEIATRGERRAPESIPLLLEKARILEDMGKLIGAEKTYQRILEIDRTQAQALLFFAKYYNEKGKPDDALKYANEAIKYSKNNGRAYFEKGRSLKILTTYKDAIIAFKKAAAFAPDDPQPRIALGDVYMQLEEYENAAAQYEEAMKKMPNDFEIHNKAAKAHHLAGNVTRAADILKKVEPRFSTNSVLQKELGLQEFLLGDTANARRHLEKSFEKEQNDWRVLMRLGDIYTQSGRFDEAFKMYNMAMPIIEDKNACRIALARLYIAKRAPSQATTYLKQVYDSDPTYPSVNRYLGDARLQANDKKQALQFYLKERELHGAESYTQNQIAWLYFDAQDWHKAQKEYLKLINMGVKDAEPLFRLGIVYLHLNNTSEAEKYIAQGHAQGKADQEIYYQLGIGYVSVGIYEKAIDAFWNCVKRAPTREDGWLKLAGSYIQNNNDTAAAEAYVKVFNLNNEKYKDLLAQAGHIYYKYKMKEEAKRTYSLFIEKRFVDYEVNAKLARIEYAEKNYLRVIELLKDIEGEWASDMIVRMMLAESYYATNQYAQAIKELHKVLAKNPDHVRAVELAALANEKAGNLSQSCAMYEKYLEFSDEGNHQDYSFHLGELYEKQQRLSEAIQRYRENIEAYPEDLRNFERLSSLHFAAKDWPKAETVLSQAVKLPQVPSKFFKMLALTFENLNNNVEAIQWYEHYLTMEPADSTAWRRLGTIYFNGRQYMKAISPLEMAVKHLPQSYDCLRMLGISHYEANQIDQAVAPLSRAHAIRSDALEIIKLLAQCYRHQNDNSNLIAILKKWTALDKKVFDIRLELGTLLLEAGKPAEAITVLNEAAKINRSEARTYTIIAQCYEKLGENSKRLKNLKTALGYSEDNFEVNFELARYYIEHDNDKMAETHLRIALTRNNLHARSHFEFGKIMLRKNDTRNALQHFDMARKYDADNMNYLAHYAYAASLENKTQSALAAVENAVTTTTRDVDVLYLGGLVYKNAGQTVKSKQLLRKAISTDDKCAKCYHALGEAYVIEANYKQAVKALMTAWELGGYNEKVILMLSRALSIDGKYTEAKDFLSLILKKNGDNHEALYEYTHILLREGRIDEAKKAVRTYEKKEKSGWTHCAQGEIHEAEGEIDAAWISFNVALRLLPEEPRVLSACGRIYLDKREYNEAVVHFSQALAQDPNNPDFLINLGKAYEGMNDLNAARELSESVAQRFPHNEDAHYLTAKIMSRRREHHKALNIIQQGLVHNPKSAQLNYIAGHEYAALGQFQNAIESYNRAIEFGDNNFVEVYRHLGNLYYEHLKDTESARASFQKYIKAGGKNVEVRRILNEIGS